In one Dehalogenimonas formicexedens genomic region, the following are encoded:
- the mutL gene encoding DNA mismatch repair endonuclease MutL encodes MPIRLLDPKTVARIAAGEVVERPASVVKELVENAIDAGSRRIDVEIRGGGASLIRVTDDGCGIPLEDLPLAFTRHATSKLSSFDDLNTIGTLGFRGEALGSIASVADIEVTTATAGGISGSVLALRSGREDTIRPVARSCGTTISVSQLFREIPARLKFLKSDGTETGHIVTTVSNYALAYPEIRFRLTVDGRESLATSGNSKLRDAVAAILGRETSARMIDLSGNDGAFSINGLVSAPENSRANRTGMYFFVNRRWVRSQILSRAVEEGYRGLLTVGRYPIAIINLSLPPYDIDINIHPAKTEIKFREDGKVFEFVRRAVRSVLLGEAPVPVVPISPPMIGDTVAAYRAPGFQTMRQPADLYGERQNVQATPSQTLPALRPLGQVGGCYILAEGPEGLYIIDQHAAHERIMFEKVLDEREKRSPMSQAFLEPQNLDLTPAEISRVTVLAKTLASYGFIIESFGERTLLVRAIPQALSGKDWQSALHEFLNSPESLAREEARLAELIACHAAVRAGKALAMDEIRALLLDLEKAQVPNSCPHGRPTLMKLEISALEHYFKRT; translated from the coding sequence ATGCCCATCCGTCTCCTTGACCCCAAGACCGTGGCTAGGATCGCCGCCGGCGAGGTAGTCGAGCGGCCCGCTTCGGTGGTGAAAGAACTGGTCGAAAACGCGATCGACGCCGGTTCAAGGCGGATCGACGTTGAAATCAGGGGCGGCGGCGCCAGCCTGATCAGGGTTACGGATGACGGCTGCGGCATACCGTTAGAGGACCTTCCGTTGGCCTTTACCCGCCATGCCACTTCCAAGCTCTCGTCCTTTGACGACTTGAATACCATCGGGACCCTGGGGTTCAGGGGTGAGGCGCTCGGTTCGATCGCCTCTGTCGCTGACATTGAAGTGACTACTGCTACCGCCGGCGGCATCTCCGGCAGTGTGTTGGCACTTCGAAGCGGGCGGGAAGACACTATTCGACCGGTCGCCCGGTCCTGCGGCACCACCATTTCAGTGTCCCAACTCTTTCGTGAAATTCCGGCCAGATTGAAGTTTCTTAAGTCGGATGGCACTGAAACAGGGCATATAGTGACCACCGTCAGCAATTACGCTCTGGCTTATCCAGAAATTCGGTTTCGACTGACTGTTGATGGGCGTGAATCATTGGCCACCAGCGGCAACAGCAAATTGAGAGATGCGGTAGCTGCGATTCTCGGCCGGGAAACCTCAGCCCGGATGATCGATCTTTCCGGTAACGATGGCGCTTTTTCGATCAATGGGCTGGTTTCAGCTCCGGAAAACTCCAGGGCGAATCGTACCGGGATGTACTTTTTCGTTAATAGGCGGTGGGTCAGGAGCCAGATTTTGTCCCGCGCCGTTGAAGAGGGCTACCGCGGCTTATTGACCGTGGGCAGGTATCCGATCGCGATTATCAACCTCTCGCTTCCGCCTTACGACATCGATATCAACATCCATCCGGCTAAGACCGAGATAAAATTCAGGGAAGACGGCAAGGTATTTGAGTTTGTGCGCCGCGCAGTCCGTTCGGTTCTTCTTGGAGAAGCGCCGGTTCCTGTAGTTCCTATTTCACCTCCGATGATTGGGGACACGGTTGCGGCCTATCGGGCGCCAGGTTTTCAGACAATGCGTCAACCGGCGGATTTGTACGGAGAGAGACAGAATGTCCAAGCCACCCCATCCCAAACCCTGCCGGCCTTGAGGCCTTTGGGGCAAGTTGGCGGATGTTACATTCTTGCCGAGGGGCCGGAAGGGCTGTACATCATCGATCAACACGCGGCTCACGAGCGCATCATGTTTGAGAAAGTTCTGGACGAACGTGAAAAGCGCTCGCCGATGTCCCAGGCTTTCCTTGAGCCGCAAAATCTGGATTTAACCCCGGCTGAGATTAGCAGAGTGACTGTTTTGGCAAAAACACTTGCCAGCTATGGATTCATCATCGAATCCTTCGGTGAGCGCACTTTGCTGGTCCGCGCCATTCCCCAAGCATTATCGGGCAAAGATTGGCAATCCGCCCTGCATGAATTTCTGAACTCGCCTGAGTCGCTTGCCCGCGAGGAGGCAAGATTGGCAGAACTTATTGCCTGTCACGCAGCAGTGAGGGCTGGCAAGGCACTAGCGATGGACGAAATCAGGGCTTTGCTGCTTGATCTGGAAAAAGCCCAGGTGCCTAACTCCTGCCCCCACGGCCGCCCCACCCTGATGAAGCTGGAAATCTCAGCTTTGGAGCATTATTTTAAGCGAACCTAG
- a CDS encoding ATP-dependent helicase has protein sequence MTTDLLKELNPAQRKAAEAIHGPVLILAGPGSGKTRVITYRIAYLVRTVGINPHRILAVTFTNKAAREMRERLEKLLSGSVKDMTLGTFHGICAGILRKDGESIGIHPEFVIFDADDQEKLLKQAAIDTNVDPKQFPVPKIAAAISQAKSQMVTPEKYRETNKSYFDEIVARVYERYEKMLSQNNAVDFDDLLLKTVFLFKRKPEILKRYQDRYVHIMVDEFQDTNLVQYELVKLLAGGHRNIAVVGDPDQSIYSWRAADLRNVFNFEKDFPDAQIHYLEQNYRSTAKILETASNIIADNRARKGIKLWTENEPGEPVCLIEAYNEQEEAQMVVRETERLTASKKFRLNDIAVMYRTNAQSRALEEAFIRYGVPYKLVAGTRFYERREVKDLIAYFRLIHNPADSVSLMRVINVPPRGLGDKSIVEMQAWVKQQDVSFFEALEQASAGADKPPLTARALASFDIFYKLIHGFIDESKTLPILDLFDHVLEKSGYSTYLKAQPDGEERLENIAELRTVAEPFNSLPPGEALSPFLESVSLVSDVDNLDETEGGVTLITLHQAKGLEFPVVFMVGLEEGILPHFRSFDDTAQMEEERRLCYVGVTRAKRRLYLLRAFRRSLMGGSTVNEPSRFLSSIPAHLTTAAPFREEPVKPLIPLQKKLYDYAERPPQPSVPVNPATGGLARTHVKATPQAFKTGDQVKHSMFGDGVVISTLPVKEDTEVVVAFKTAGLKKLLLSFARLEKM, from the coding sequence TTGACGACCGACCTTCTAAAAGAATTGAATCCCGCCCAACGTAAGGCGGCAGAGGCTATCCACGGTCCCGTGTTGATACTGGCAGGTCCCGGTTCGGGCAAGACCAGGGTTATCACCTATCGGATCGCCTACCTGGTGAGGACGGTGGGTATTAACCCGCACCGGATCCTGGCCGTGACCTTCACTAACAAAGCCGCACGTGAAATGCGTGAACGGCTTGAGAAGCTGCTTTCCGGGTCGGTCAAGGACATGACCCTGGGGACTTTTCATGGTATCTGCGCCGGGATTCTGCGCAAAGACGGCGAGAGCATCGGCATCCATCCCGAATTTGTCATCTTCGATGCTGATGACCAGGAAAAGCTGCTTAAGCAAGCGGCAATCGACACCAACGTGGATCCCAAGCAATTCCCGGTGCCCAAGATCGCCGCGGCCATCAGCCAGGCCAAAAGCCAGATGGTGACGCCTGAAAAATACCGGGAGACCAACAAGAGCTACTTTGACGAGATAGTGGCGCGGGTTTATGAACGCTATGAAAAGATGCTCTCGCAGAACAACGCCGTCGATTTTGACGATCTGCTGCTCAAAACGGTTTTCCTTTTCAAGCGGAAACCTGAGATACTGAAACGTTACCAGGACCGCTATGTCCACATAATGGTTGACGAATTCCAGGATACCAACCTGGTACAGTACGAACTGGTGAAACTGCTGGCAGGCGGACACCGCAACATCGCTGTTGTCGGAGACCCTGACCAGTCCATTTACTCATGGCGGGCTGCCGACCTGCGCAACGTGTTCAATTTCGAGAAAGATTTTCCGGACGCCCAGATACATTACCTGGAGCAGAATTACCGTTCGACCGCCAAAATTCTGGAGACCGCCTCCAACATTATCGCCGACAATCGGGCCAGAAAAGGTATCAAGCTGTGGACGGAAAACGAACCGGGCGAACCGGTCTGCCTTATTGAAGCCTACAACGAGCAGGAAGAAGCGCAGATGGTCGTCAGGGAAACCGAGCGGCTGACGGCTTCGAAAAAGTTTCGCCTCAATGACATCGCGGTGATGTACCGCACCAATGCCCAGTCCCGGGCGCTGGAAGAAGCTTTCATCCGGTACGGCGTTCCCTATAAACTCGTGGCCGGTACCCGTTTCTACGAACGGCGCGAAGTCAAAGACCTGATCGCCTACTTCAGGCTGATCCATAATCCCGCCGATTCGGTATCCCTGATGCGCGTGATTAACGTGCCCCCTCGCGGGTTGGGTGATAAGTCGATCGTCGAAATGCAGGCTTGGGTGAAACAACAAGACGTCTCTTTTTTCGAAGCCCTGGAACAGGCATCGGCCGGTGCCGATAAACCGCCGTTAACCGCGAGGGCTCTCGCTTCTTTCGATATTTTTTACAAGCTGATCCATGGTTTTATCGACGAAAGTAAGACCCTGCCGATTCTGGATTTGTTTGACCACGTCCTCGAAAAATCCGGCTATTCCACTTATCTCAAGGCTCAACCCGACGGCGAGGAACGCCTGGAAAATATCGCGGAGTTGAGAACCGTGGCCGAGCCGTTCAATTCCCTGCCCCCGGGAGAGGCGCTTTCTCCGTTCCTGGAGAGCGTCAGCCTGGTTTCCGATGTCGACAATCTCGACGAGACAGAAGGGGGGGTCACCCTGATCACATTGCATCAGGCAAAAGGACTCGAATTTCCGGTGGTGTTCATGGTCGGCCTGGAAGAGGGAATTCTGCCTCATTTCCGGTCCTTCGATGATACCGCCCAGATGGAAGAAGAACGCCGGTTATGCTACGTCGGTGTAACTCGCGCCAAGCGGCGGCTGTATTTGTTGAGGGCGTTCCGTCGGAGCCTGATGGGCGGAAGCACGGTCAACGAACCGTCCCGTTTCCTCTCATCTATTCCCGCCCACCTCACCACGGCAGCGCCTTTCCGTGAAGAGCCGGTCAAGCCGCTGATCCCGCTCCAGAAAAAGCTCTATGACTACGCCGAGCGGCCGCCGCAACCGTCCGTTCCGGTGAATCCCGCGACCGGCGGACTAGCCCGAACTCACGTTAAGGCAACACCCCAGGCTTTCAAGACCGGGGACCAGGTAAAACATTCGATGTTCGGTGACGGTGTAGTTATCAGCACGCTGCCAGTAAAAGAAGATACCGAGGTTGTCGTGGCGTTCAAAACAGCCGGACTTAAAAAATTGCTCCTTTCCTTCGCCCGTTTAGAGAAGATGTAA
- the pyrR gene encoding bifunctional pyr operon transcriptional regulator/uracil phosphoribosyltransferase PyrR, giving the protein MPNKTVMTAEDMRRTLSRIAHEIVERTRDIRSVVLVGMQTRGVPLANRLASLITEYEKIEAPVGALDFSLYRDDLGRRNFNPQVKSTDIPVGIEGKVVILVDDVLFTGRSTRAAMDALIEYGRPKIIQLAVLIDRGHRELPIRADYVGKNIPSAANEDIKVKLAETDGADEVLISSGE; this is encoded by the coding sequence ATGCCAAATAAAACGGTTATGACTGCCGAGGATATGCGGAGAACGCTGTCCCGGATCGCCCACGAGATTGTCGAACGCACCAGGGATATCAGGTCGGTGGTGCTTGTGGGAATGCAGACTCGGGGAGTACCTCTGGCAAACCGCCTGGCGAGTCTGATCACCGAGTATGAAAAGATAGAGGCGCCGGTCGGCGCGCTTGACTTCTCCCTCTACCGTGATGACCTCGGACGGCGCAATTTCAATCCGCAGGTGAAATCGACGGACATCCCGGTCGGCATAGAAGGTAAGGTTGTCATCCTGGTGGACGACGTACTTTTCACCGGCCGCTCGACCCGCGCTGCCATGGATGCCTTGATCGAATACGGCCGACCGAAAATCATTCAATTGGCGGTCCTGATTGACCGCGGTCACAGGGAGTTGCCCATCCGCGCCGATTACGTCGGCAAAAACATACCTTCCGCGGCCAATGAAGACATCAAGGTAAAGCTGGCTGAGACTGATGGGGCGGATGAAGTACTCATCTCCTCAGGTGAATAA
- a CDS encoding aspartate carbamoyltransferase catalytic subunit has translation MLNETTAAPKTNAWNHRHLLDVDDFTPEEFEIVFSTADAMSEILSRPIKKVPALRGQTVVNLFYENSTRTRASFEIAAKNLSADVLNVTSTASSITKGESLIDTLKTLEALGANIIVMRHNFSGAPYLAAKHSKASIINAGDGWHAHPTQALLDLYTIRKHKGSLAGLKATIVGDVRHSRVAHSNIWGMTKLGMEVTLCGPPTLLPYGLDNPGANFPKVRVENQVEKAVANADVVMALRLQRERQQSGLLPSVREYVERYQITSERLKKAAKDVLVMHPGPVNEDIELATESAYGEKSVINEQVSNGVAIRMAILYLLSGRQGEL, from the coding sequence ATGTTGAACGAAACTACCGCCGCGCCCAAGACGAACGCCTGGAATCACCGTCACCTCCTTGACGTCGATGATTTCACGCCTGAAGAGTTCGAAATAGTCTTCTCAACGGCAGACGCCATGTCGGAAATTCTATCCCGGCCAATCAAAAAGGTGCCGGCGCTTCGCGGCCAAACGGTAGTCAACCTCTTTTACGAGAACTCGACCCGGACCCGCGCTTCCTTCGAAATCGCCGCCAAGAACCTCTCCGCGGATGTCCTGAATGTCACCTCAACGGCTTCCTCGATAACTAAAGGTGAAAGTCTCATCGACACGCTGAAAACGCTGGAAGCCCTTGGCGCGAATATCATCGTGATGCGCCATAATTTCTCCGGCGCCCCATACCTGGCAGCGAAACACAGTAAAGCCAGCATCATCAACGCCGGCGACGGTTGGCACGCCCACCCAACCCAGGCGTTGCTCGACCTGTATACAATCCGGAAGCATAAAGGTAGCCTGGCCGGGCTCAAAGCGACTATCGTCGGGGATGTGCGGCACAGCCGGGTAGCCCATTCCAATATCTGGGGCATGACCAAGCTGGGGATGGAGGTCACTTTATGCGGGCCGCCAACGCTCCTTCCGTACGGGCTTGATAATCCCGGCGCCAATTTTCCGAAGGTCAGGGTCGAAAATCAGGTAGAAAAAGCCGTTGCCAACGCCGATGTCGTCATGGCCTTGAGGTTACAGCGTGAACGGCAGCAGAGCGGGCTGCTGCCATCAGTGCGGGAATATGTGGAGCGCTACCAGATCACGTCTGAACGTCTGAAAAAGGCTGCCAAAGATGTCCTGGTAATGCATCCGGGCCCGGTAAACGAGGATATCGAACTGGCGACAGAATCAGCTTACGGTGAAAAATCGGTCATTAATGAACAGGTGAGTAATGGCGTTGCCATCCGCATGGCGATTCTCTACCTGCTCTCCGGCAGACAGGGTGAACTATGA
- a CDS encoding dihydroorotase yields the protein MKNFLIKGGRLVDPAQGIDGKFDIAMADGKVSWIGAGEPPKNDYTVIDATNLTVTPGFIDLHTHLRQPGFEEKETISTGTAAAARGGFTTICSMPNTNPAVDNRATVDYVKCVASREAVVRVLPIGCISKGRRGETLAELGEMAGAGVIGFSDDGSPVPGARLMKQAMEYAAGLNLPIIDHCEEPSLAEGGQINEGIVATRLGLAGIPNAAEETMIARDIALAKLTGARLHLCHISSKGSIDLIRAAKTGGLKLTAEVTPHHLTLTEERCLGYDTNAKVNPPLRTYADIEALIGALLDGTIDAIATDHAPHTENDKCCEFALAPFGISGLETAFGSLMKLVHSGKMPLPLIVEKLTAGPARVLGNGFETAGSLKVGNPADLVISDPAAEWIVETAKFASKGKNSPLAGEKLKGKVIVTIYNGNIVHEEDIR from the coding sequence ATGAAAAACTTTTTGATAAAAGGCGGAAGGCTGGTAGATCCGGCGCAGGGTATCGACGGTAAATTCGATATCGCGATGGCAGACGGTAAAGTCTCATGGATCGGTGCCGGGGAACCGCCGAAAAACGACTATACCGTTATCGATGCCACCAACCTGACCGTAACGCCGGGTTTTATCGACCTGCACACCCACCTGCGGCAACCTGGATTCGAAGAAAAGGAAACGATCTCGACGGGAACAGCCGCGGCGGCCCGAGGCGGCTTCACCACGATTTGCTCAATGCCCAACACCAACCCGGCGGTTGATAACCGCGCCACCGTCGATTATGTCAAGTGCGTCGCCTCCCGTGAAGCTGTAGTCAGAGTACTCCCTATCGGATGTATCAGCAAAGGACGAAGGGGTGAAACTCTGGCCGAACTTGGTGAAATGGCAGGCGCGGGTGTCATCGGCTTCTCAGATGACGGTTCGCCGGTTCCCGGCGCGCGCTTGATGAAACAGGCAATGGAATATGCCGCTGGCCTCAACCTGCCGATTATCGATCATTGCGAGGAGCCCAGCCTGGCCGAGGGCGGCCAGATCAACGAAGGAATTGTCGCCACGCGGTTGGGGCTTGCCGGCATACCCAACGCCGCAGAAGAGACTATGATCGCACGCGACATAGCCCTGGCTAAACTTACCGGCGCCAGGCTGCACCTGTGCCACATCAGCAGCAAAGGCTCGATTGATCTCATACGGGCTGCCAAAACCGGGGGCCTGAAACTGACCGCCGAGGTCACCCCACACCACCTCACCCTGACTGAGGAACGGTGCCTGGGCTACGACACCAACGCCAAGGTCAATCCGCCGCTGCGGACTTACGCTGACATCGAGGCGCTTATAGGGGCACTGCTTGACGGCACGATCGATGCCATCGCGACCGACCACGCGCCGCACACTGAAAACGACAAGTGCTGCGAATTTGCCCTTGCCCCATTCGGTATTTCCGGCCTGGAAACAGCTTTTGGCAGCCTGATGAAACTGGTGCACAGCGGCAAAATGCCGCTGCCGCTGATCGTCGAGAAATTGACCGCCGGGCCGGCCCGGGTTCTCGGTAATGGCTTTGAAACGGCCGGTTCCCTCAAGGTTGGAAACCCCGCCGATTTAGTAATTTCCGACCCGGCTGCGGAATGGATCGTTGAAACCGCCAAATTCGCGTCCAAAGGCAAGAATTCCCCGCTCGCCGGCGAAAAACTCAAGGGCAAGGTGATCGTCACCATCTATAATGGCAACATCGTACACGAAGAGGACATCAGATGA
- the carA gene encoding glutamine-hydrolyzing carbamoyl-phosphate synthase small subunit, giving the protein MTKRAILVLADGSVYEGNSFGAETDAFGEVVFSTSMTGYQEMLTDPSFAGQILIPTFPLIGNYGVNPADWESDRLQVKGFVVREECTDPSNYQSEAKIDSYLKQGGIPGIWGLDTRAITRKLRSHGVMMGMITSDKTPGQALEILRMSPIYGTTDLVKEVSTKATYDWDLEDIPETAPRVALLDCGCKFHIMRILRHHGCRVTAFPCTATAKEMLAVNPDGILLSPGPGDPELLDYATETVTGLVDSGKPIMGICLGNQLIAKAFGGHNFKLKFGHRGGNHPVKDLATGRVHITAQNHGYAVNPESIEGSGLEVTHINLNDGTVEGMKHKSLPIFTIQYHSEASPGPLDNTYLFEQFMTMMGRTDAR; this is encoded by the coding sequence ATGACCAAACGCGCCATCCTGGTCCTGGCCGACGGGTCGGTTTATGAGGGCAACAGCTTCGGAGCCGAAACCGATGCTTTCGGCGAAGTGGTATTCTCCACCAGCATGACCGGCTACCAGGAAATGTTGACCGACCCGTCCTTTGCCGGGCAGATACTCATCCCCACATTCCCGCTGATCGGTAATTATGGGGTAAATCCCGCCGACTGGGAATCAGATAGGCTTCAGGTAAAGGGTTTTGTGGTTCGGGAAGAGTGTACTGATCCGTCCAACTACCAATCCGAAGCAAAGATTGATTCCTATTTGAAACAGGGCGGCATTCCGGGGATATGGGGACTCGACACTCGCGCCATTACCCGGAAACTGCGAAGCCATGGCGTGATGATGGGCATGATAACCTCGGACAAGACGCCGGGGCAAGCACTCGAAATCCTGCGGATGTCTCCAATATACGGTACGACAGACTTGGTTAAAGAAGTGTCCACCAAAGCAACTTATGACTGGGACTTGGAAGATATACCCGAGACAGCCCCACGTGTCGCCCTGCTGGACTGCGGCTGCAAGTTCCACATCATGAGGATACTTCGGCATCATGGTTGCCGGGTCACGGCTTTTCCATGCACAGCCACTGCCAAAGAAATGCTGGCCGTAAACCCCGATGGGATATTACTCTCACCCGGACCCGGAGACCCGGAATTACTGGATTACGCCACCGAGACGGTCACGGGACTAGTCGACAGCGGTAAGCCGATCATGGGCATCTGCCTTGGCAACCAACTCATCGCAAAAGCTTTCGGCGGGCATAACTTCAAGTTGAAATTCGGCCACCGTGGCGGCAATCACCCGGTCAAAGACCTTGCCACTGGGCGCGTTCACATCACTGCCCAGAACCACGGTTACGCAGTCAACCCGGAATCCATCGAAGGCAGCGGTTTGGAAGTGACCCACATCAACCTGAACGATGGCACAGTGGAAGGTATGAAACACAAATCTCTGCCGATCTTCACCATCCAGTATCACAGCGAAGCGTCGCCCGGGCCGCTGGATAACACATATTTATTTGAACAGTTTATGACAATGATGGGGAGGACCGATGCCCGTTAA